The Caldilineales bacterium genome segment GTCATTGGCTACAAATACGCCACGAACCGTGACCCGTGAAAACCCCCTCCGCAATCTCCACGGAACACGCAACACGGAACACCTCACCCCTCATCCCACCCCCTCACCACCACCCGAAAAATATCGGACTCGGTGATGATCCCGGCCAGGCGGCCATCGGCGCCCAGCACGGGCAGGCTGCTGATCTTGTGTTGCAGCATGGTAGCGGCGGCTTCGCTGATGGTGGTAGTGGGGGAGACGGTGATCGGATCGGGGGTCATGATCTCGCCCACCTTCAGCCGGGCCAGCAGATAGTTCATCTCCCAGATACTGAGCGAGGTGGCGTCCGAGGCTTCGGCCCCGCGGATGTCGCCGCGGGTGACGATCCCCACCAGCCGGTCGTCTTCCATCACCGGCAGGCGGCGGATCTTGTTGGCGGT includes the following:
- a CDS encoding CBS domain-containing protein is translated as MRHTLVRDWMTTPVITISPQTTLPEAHRLMTANKIRRLPVMEDDRLVGIVTRGDIRGAEASDATSLSIWEMNYLLARLKVGEIMTPDPITVSPTTTISEAAATMLQHKISSLPVLGADGRLAGIITESDIFRVVVRGWDEG